TCAGCAATCTGGCTGTGTATCCTGAGTTTCAGAGGCGGGGGTTGGGAAGCATGCTCCTTGGCGAGCTGGAGATAAGGGCCAGGGGGATTGGGGCAGACTACCTGCTTCTGGACGTTGAAGGAGAAAATACTGGTGCTTTCGCTTTTTACAGGCGGCTCGGTTATTCCCTTGAAGGTGCATTGCCTCCGGTTAAGCTGGGTAGTGCGCTTTTTCAGTTCTTGAGGATGAAAAAGTGCTTAAAATAGGAAATTTTTCCTATGGTCAGCACGATTACTTTGTTTTAGCATGTGGGAAATGCCGAGATTAACGGAGAAAAGACTATGTCAAGACTGCACATTTTACCAGTCCTGATAGCAGGAATTCTTTTTGTAGGGGGTTGTTTGGGTGGTGCCGTTGTTGGAGAGCCTCGGGTGAATTCCTGCCTTCTGTGCGGCCGAATAGATTTACCCGCAGAATGCGGGGGGTCAGCTTTTGCAAAAGTGCATATTGAAAATGAGTACGGTCAGGTCTATCTCTTGGAAGCGAATTCCCGTGGAGAATTTCAGCTTGAGGATTTTTCTGGAGAGGCAGCTTTGATTTACGCTGAAAAGGGCGGGATGGCACTTGCAGCTTCCCTTTATCCTCTTTCCAGCGAGGCAGTTCAAAACTTTGTGGAGCTCAATGCCTATACGACTGCTCAGGTTGCAGTATATGAAGTGGCAAAGGAGCTTTACCCGCAGGCGGTTTTTATACGAGACATTCCCAACTTTCTGGTTCCTGAAAGTCTGGTTAGCCTGGTCGCAGAAGAAATCGCCCATTGTGCTAACCCTCTGCACTCGGCCCGGGTGCGTGAGAAAGCCCTGGAAATTATAGATGTCTGGTTTGGCAGCGCTCAGTGACTGCCAAGGGTGAGTGGGTCAACGAAGAGGTCTATCCAGGGTTTCTGGTAAGTGAAAACAGAAAAGAAGACCAGAGCAACAACAAACAGAACCAGAACAGAGAGACCAAAACCTGTGGGAAGTTCCCTGAACTCGAGTGCTTTTTCTACCTGCCTGGCGATTATTCCCGATAAAAAAGTTACCGTCAGTGCCCAGGTGAGTTCTGCCTGCAAGCCAAACTTGCCAATCAGAGCCGGTGCAAGATACCAGATAATCACTATGGACCAGGGAACAAAGATGGTAGCGAACATCCGTGAAGTCCAGAAATTTGAAAGCAGCTTCTTTCTTCTCATCAGAAAGTATTCAATTATACTCGCAAAGAAGTAGGCGTAGAAACCGATTTTGAGATGCTCGAATACTGATTCATCTACGCCTGAGATAGGTTTGAACGTTTCAATGCCAGTCACCTCATAGGCAAAGTGGAGCAGAGCATAGATACCGAGATAAAGCAACACTTTTCCAAGCGTGTTCAAGGAATATACCTCCTTGTTGACTTCTCGTTTTATCTGGTTACAATATTAATGGAAATGCGCCCGTAGCTCAACAGGATAGAGCGTCGGCCTCCGGAGCCGAAGGTTGGAGGTTCAAATCCTCTCGGGCGCACCAGTTTTTAGCTTTACTTTCCAAAATATTCCCTCTGCAGTGCGGCCTGGGCAATCTGGTTGCTTGGTCCATCTCCTCTGGCAACACTCACCGATGCTTTGCTTCCCAGAGCTTCAAAAATTTCTGCTACTTCCCTGTGAGTAAATCCCGGACAAAGAGTAATGGCGTCAATAGCTTCTTTTTCGTAAAGTTCACGAGCACTTCTCAGCGCTTCTTCCAGGTTTTTTGCAACAACCGACCAGAGCTGATATTTGCCAGTATCTACGAAGGAGAGGTGCTTTTTGGGGTCCGCATCAGGGGCATAAGAGAGAAAAAGAGTCTTGAAAGCCATTTTACATATCCTCTCTTGAACAATGAAATCTGGACCTTAAAGCCCTTTTGCAAAGGAGGTGCAGCGCTTTTAGCAGAAAAAAACATCACGTAACCGGGTTTAAAGAACTCTCGGTTACGTGATGTTTTTTTGGAGTTTCGCAACCAGTCTTCACTTGTATCTTCCCCGGGTACTGTTGGTTTAACCACAGGTTGGACAGTTTGGGAATGAAGGCGCGGGTGGAGGTGGTGGTGATGGCGGTGATGGCGGTGATGGCACTTCCGGAACTTCTGGTGGCTCAGGCGGTGGTTCTTCCTCGCCGTTTCCAGGTGTTTCCCCGTTACCTCCATTTTCTCCTTCGTTTCCACCGTTAGTAACTACAGGCGGTGTTCCTGCTTCTCCAGGTGCACCAAAGAGATTGTTGACCAAGGCTTCTACCAGGGCTATTACCTGAGGATCACCCTGGGCGTCTTCGCAATTAGCCAGAACATTTTTCACTGCCTGAACTATTTCGTCAGTTGGCTCAAGAAAAGGTATGTCAGCAATTTCCACAGCTCCCGGGTAAAGCCGTTCTGCAACTTCATAGATGATTACCTGAGAGGTAGTGTAGTAATTGGCTTCACCCGCTTCCTGAGAATTGGGAGTGAGCGTAGCAATGCCCTTTTTAACGATTATATTGCCTTTGTAGGCATAAATTACGTAGGCTTCACCAGCTTTGCCTGTGAACCGATATTCTCCTTTTTCGTCAGTTTCAGTTGTAACACGGGTTCCCTCGTCTCCAATTATAAGAAGATCTGCATTGGAGAGCGGAACTCCTTCGCTGATTTGGGGATTTTCTTTAAAGTCAATGTAGCAGAGGGTATCTCCTTCGGGGTTGGCAACCACTCCCCTGACTACCACGGCGACTCGGAAACTCGTACCCAGGCAGCCCCCCAGGAAGACCAGACTTAAGGCTAAAATTGCAGTAAGTGGCAAGACCCATTTTTTTATGGACATATAAACACCTTCTTTCATTTGATTTCCACACACTCGTGGTGGTGATAGGTTTCGCAGTCACCGTTTATGCAGGTCACAACAGTAACACTTTCGCAGGATATGCCGCTTCCTGAAGAGGTTATCACCACTCCTTCGGGAAGCTCATCAGTGAGGGAAAGACTTTCTCTTCCAACCGTGGCCTGGTTACAGCCGGCAGCAAATCCCGCGAAAACCAGAACCAGCAATATAAAACCTGTCAACAGTTTATTTTTCATATTGAGCTCCTCTTAAGCTATACTTCCTCTCCACCATTTTCTTCGTTTTCAGGCACTTCCACAGTGATGTCTGGAGTGTTTACAACCACATCAGGGGCTACAACCTGTTCACCGACCAGGATGACGTTAATCTGGGGTGAAACATTCATGTTAACTCCCACCTGCACGA
This portion of the Thermatribacter velox genome encodes:
- a CDS encoding DUF6512 family protein translates to MNTLGKVLLYLGIYALLHFAYEVTGIETFKPISGVDESVFEHLKIGFYAYFFASIIEYFLMRRKKLLSNFWTSRMFATIFVPWSIVIIWYLAPALIGKFGLQAELTWALTVTFLSGIIARQVEKALEFRELPTGFGLSVLVLFVVALVFFSVFTYQKPWIDLFVDPLTLGSH
- a CDS encoding DUF6506 family protein → MAFKTLFLSYAPDADPKKHLSFVDTGKYQLWSVVAKNLEEALRSARELYEKEAIDAITLCPGFTHREVAEIFEALGSKASVSVARGDGPSNQIAQAALQREYFGK